The region TTCTCCAAAATAAACACAATTTTCCCTTCTGATCCCAAATCTGACTTTGGTCGCACAAACTTGAGCTTTTCAAATTAAATCGAACGGAAGAAAGCATAATAAAACCCCGCTTTCCGAGAAAAGCGGGGTTAGTCAGCAATCTGAGCCCGTCTTTTAATACAAAGACGGGCTTTAAATTTGTGAGCAAGAATCAAGACTTTTTTATTTTTTTACCCAGCCTTTTGCGCTCATGCAGCGTTGAAAGACTTTGGCTTCACCGGTGGATCGGCTCTGGTCGTGGCTGTAGGTCCTCCGGGGCAGGTCATTGTCCGGGGCGGCGTGGGTTCTTTTCTGGGCCCGTTCGCGGCACTGGTCACGGTCTGCTTGAAAACGTTCGCTTCTGTTTACGGACATATCAAGGGTCGGGTTCTGCCATGATGTGCAACCGGCCAGCAGAAGCAGTGCGGTAATGATTACATAACGCATGTTTAAGTCCTCGATCAGGCTTTTACAATGAAGCCCGCGTTTCTCAGGTTTTCTTTGTTGTAGGGAAATTCTTTTCCATCCAGCCCCAGCATGCTTCCCCCGGCTGCTTCTACTATGGCCTGCCCTGCAGCAGTGTCCCATTCCATGGTAGGGTTGAAGCGGGGATATTGGTGTGCTTTTCCTTCAGCCACAAGGCAGAATTTGATGGCACTTCCTGCCGGAGTCATTTCTTTTACATTCAGGGTCTCCAGATATTCGGCCAGTGCGGGAGCGGGGTGCGATCTGCTGCCGACAATATTAAGTCCTTCTCCCTCAGCTGGCGGGGTGGTGGAAATTGAGACGGGTTTTTCTCCCTTTCGGCTGACCTGTGCCCCGGTTTCAATGCTTCCGGTATAAAGCGTATCCTGTGTAGGGGCATAAACCACTCCCAGCACCGGGCGGTTTTCACGCATGAGTGCGATACACACGCAGAATTCACCGTTGTCTTTGATGAATTCCTTGGTGCCGTCCAGCGGGTCCACGAGGAAGAAATCCTTCCATAGTTTGCGTTCTTCATAAGGAATCTTGGTTCCTTCTTCCGACAGGACCGGGATTTCCGGGTATAGTTCTGCCAGATGTTTTGCTATAACCTTATTGGACGCAATGTCTGCTGCTGTAACCGGGGATTTGTCATCCTTGTTCAGGACGTCGAATCCCTTACTGCGCACTTCCATAATGGCAGCCCCGGCTTCGCGGGCGATATTTGAGAGATTTGTAATCATTTTCTTCATGGGCACAGCTGTACCAGACCTTGGTTGATGTGTCATCTGTTCCGTCTTGCCATGCTGTTAATTTTGACTTGCACGGCCTGCGCGCCTATCATTTGCTGTCTATAAAGGGGGAAAGATGAGTATCGATTTAAAAGTCAAGGAATTGCTGGCTGACCGTTTTATCCTTAAAAGCTTTGCTTCCGGTGAAAGTGTGCGTGTTGCTCCCCATGCTGCTATCCGTGAAATTTCACGGGACCTCGGGCTTGATCTTAATTGTGTTGAACGGGCAGTATTTTCCGTTGAAGCGGTTCCGGAGCGTTATGTCCGGAACCTTTCCACCTTCAGTGTTGAAGAGCAGCGCAGGTTGTTTTTTTCCAAAGTTGCCATGGTGGGGCTGGGCGGTCTGGGAGGGCATCTGCTGGAGTCTCTTGTGCGCTGCGGGGTGGGGCATATTGTTGCCTGTGACGGAGATGTTTTTGAGCCTTCCAATCTGAACAGGCAGCGGCTGGCTGCCGAAAATTCCCTGTACAGCAAAAAAAGTGATGCTGCTTTTGAGATGGCTCGCGAGGTCAATCCAGCTGTGTTTCTGGATGTGCGTTCCGATTTTATAGGAGCGGACGGTTTTGAATCGTTTATTTCCGGGGCAGATCTGGTGGCTGACTGTCTAGGAGGACTTGAGTTTCGGGAACCGCTGAAGAAGGCTGCTGCAAAGCTCGGTATCCCCATGGTGACTGCGTCTGTTGCCGGGTGGGCCGGAGTGGTTTCGACCGTTTATCCCGGAGACAGGTCTCCGGCGGATTTTTTCGGTTCGGATAACGGCTTGGAAGAGGAGTTAGGCACTCCGGTTTCTGCAATTACAACAGCTGTGGGAGTTCAGAGCAGCGAGATTTTAAAGATACTCAGCGGAAAAGGGGCAGTTCTTTCCGGTAAGGCCATTATGTTTGACCTTGGGAAAATGTATTTCGATACCGTAATGATCTAAAAGTAAGACAGATAGGGATAAAGTAAGGCTGTGAAGTAATTTCTATCGAAAGCTATTGTGTCATAAAGCTCGAAGCATGATTTAATTGTGCTTCGGGCTTTTATTTTGCGTAAAAAAACAGCAATTGTTGTTTTGTAGTTGTTTATATTAAAGTATTTTACTATGTGATTAGTGTTATATTCGGCTGGTTAAACTGTTTTGTGTGAGTGTGTTTGTGTTCTTAAATGTTAATTCCAAATTTATGGTAAAACTTTTTAAAATATTAAATTGCATAAAGGTGTGCAAATAGGCTGATCTATTGGAAAAAATTTAAAATTATATAGACAGAATAGCTTTTTATATATATTTATACGTTAAATTTTGATTCTGAATCGAAAGTATACGTATGGAGGATATATATGAATGAGTCTTTTGAGGACGTTGTTACAGAAATTAATAGTATTTCAGAGGCTCTGGATTTCATAAGTGAATCCATTGAGTGTCATGCATCAGAGGGTAAAAAAATAAATCTCTGCGGACTTGCCTATCTGACCAGATTGCTGGGCGGCAGGTCTTCCGGTGCTGCTGATAGCTGCTGGGGGATTTGTACAGATAACGGTCAGGAGAAATCCGGGGGGCATGATTCGTAAATATGATCCTGTTTATACTACATTATCATTTTGAGTTGTGGTATTGTTCCGGCATACTCGGTTTGATGTTGACGTGATGGTCCAATTAATGTCTCGGAGGTTGCAGGTGAGTGATGATTCCCTTGTAAAGACGGATGAAGAGATTCCCAAAATTCTTGTAGTTGATGATTCTGCTACCATGAGGAATTTTTTGACCCGTGTTCTTGAAGGCGACTATGATGTGGATACCGCCTCCGATGGGGTTGAGTGCATTACTCAATATATGAAGGTTAAGCCCTGTGTCATCCTGCTGGATCTGCTTATGCCGGGTATGGACGGCTTTGCTGTTATTGAAAAAATTCGCAATGTAATAAAGGATCAGGAGGTCATCATCATTGTCCTCACCGGACAGGATGAGCAGGAGATCAAAGCCCGTGCATTGAACAGCGGGGCCAATGATTACCTTACAAAGCCTTTTCATGTGGTTGAACTCAAGGCGAGGGTGGGGGTTGCCATCAGACAGGTCATGCTGACCCGCCAGTTGCAGGCGGCCAATACCAGTCTGCAGAAAGCATATAATATTATTGACGACGAAGTTAAGCTGGTCGCCCGGTTGCAGGACAAGCTGCTGCCCACGGTCGTTCCGGTTATTGAAGGGCTTGATATCAAAAGCATGTATCGCCCTTCCGGACGGGCCAGCGGTGACTATTACGATGTCTTCGGCCTTGAAGAGGGTGTGGTCCGGGTGATTATGGCCGATGTCTCCGGGCATGGTCCGCAGGCAGCATTTATCATGGCCATCGTGCGTACGCTTTTCAAGGCTGATGGTGCCAACCACAATGATCTTTCCGACAGTCTGAACCAGATCAATTCCCATCTGCTGGATTTGATAGGCAAGGACAGTTACTTTGTTACCCTGTTCGCCGCTGATATTGATTTCAATAAAGGTGTGATGAAATATATGAGTGCCGGGCATTGCCCGACCCTTGTTATGCTGGACGGAAAGATGAGTGATCCTCTTGTTGCCGAGGTCCCGCCCTTTGGTTTTTTTCCGGTTGATGTAAACCTTTCTGAGTGCAGCTTTTCATCTTCGCTGCGACTGTTTTTGTTCACTGACGGGTGCTATGAGTGGCGTATGGCTGATGATTTTTTCAGCCTTGAGCCTTTTGTGGAGATCGCTGAGGAATTAATGCTTGAAAATTCACTGCAGCTGGACGGGCTTGAAGATATTCTTGAAGAGAAGACCGGTGTGCGGCCTGTTTTTGATGACGATGTTACCGCCCTTTCTATTAACTGGTCCGGTGCTGTCGGCAGTTAGGCTTGTGTAAATATTTTCCCTTTCAATGCTTTTAGTGCAACCATTATTTGGGTCCGGTGCAGATAGCCCATAACCAGCAGGACCAGTCCTGTAACTATGCCCGCTGTTCTGCGGTGATTATCGTCTTTGCCTTTCAGGTCCAGCCATTTTTGAAGAATAGCCTTTTTTCTTTTCCGGGGTATTGCCGCGATATATAGATTTATCCTTTTGATCAGTTTCGGGTTACGCTTGCTTACCGTGGGGTAAATGTCTCTGGTATATAATTTTTGCAGACATTGAAATCTGTCGGTAATGCCCAGAGTGTGCAACTGGTATGCAGCTACCGGAAAATCCGCAACGAACAGCTTCAATCTGCCTTCGGCGGCAGCATGATACATATCCCATGCGGAATTATAAATTATGAGCGGGGTAAACGGATATTTTTCCTGCATGAAAATTTTTGAATATCCGCCCTTGATGACCCCGCAGCTCTCTTTTCGGTTCAGTATCTTGCTCCCGACCATGTCTTTGGCTGCAAACAGTCCGCCTTGAATGTGAAAAATATAGTCTCCGAAGATCATTTCCCGGGCACGCGAACTGGAATAATACATTCCGGCATTAATGTCCGCGTCTCCATCTATGGTCTGCTGTACGGAATTCTTCCATGGCAGGAGCTTGAATTTTATGTCGATGCCGGATTGTCTGGACCATTCATTCCAGAAATCAATAAGAAGCCCGTCAGGTTCTCCTTCATCGTTGATGAATGAGATCGGGGGCATGCTCGAAGAGTGGGTGATGATCAGGGGGGAGGAAATACTTACTTCGGCAGGGGTCAAAAGAAAAACGACTGCAAGGATGATGAATAATTTGCTGAGTCGTTTTGTCATCGCACCGTCGTTTGTTTTGGTTTTAATAATATCGCTTTCAAAATCGGTTAATTAGCAATAATGTCTGGTTTAATCCACTAAAAATCCTTTTTTTGTGTTAGTTTTGGTCTAATTCCGGTTAGCTGGCAGTTGACAGTTCCATCAGCTTCGCAAAGCTTTCATCTATGGTCTGCTTGTCTTCAATCAACTGTTGCAGAAATTCATTGATGGCCGGAACCATCTGGATGGCGGTGTCGATTTCCGGGTTGGCACCTTTCTGATAGGCTCCGATATTAACCATATCTTCTACTTTGCGGAAAGTAGCCAGCTGCCCGAGAACCTTGCGCCCTGCGGCAACAATTTCTCCCTGCACAATATCTCCGCGTACACGGCTGACGCTTTTGAGAACATCGATGCACGGGTAGTGGCCCTGATCTGCAAGGTCACGGGTGAGTACGATGTGTCCGTCAAGGATTGAGCGCACCGCATCGGCAATGGGTTCGGTGAAGTCGTCACCGTCAACAAGTACGGTGTAGATTCCGGTTATGGAGCCGTGCTGGTTTTTACCGGCGCGTTCCAGCAGCTTAGGGAGCTGGGCAAATACTGACGGGGTATAACCGCCACGGGTGGGAGGTTCGCCTGCTGCAAGTCCCACTTCACGACCGGCCATGGCGAAGCGGGTGACCGAGTCCATCATCAGCAGGACATCTTTATTTAAATCACGGAAATATTCAGCAATGGCGGTGGCGGTGTATGCCGCACGCATACGGATGAGCGGGCTTTTATCAGAGGTGGCGATAACCAGTACTGAACGGGCAAGTCCTTCCGGGCCGAGATCGCGCTCAATGAATTCAACTACCTCACGGCCGCGCTCGCCAACCAGAGCGATAACATTGATGTCGGCCACAGTGTACCGGGCCATCATTGAAAGCAGTGTCGATTTACCGACGCCTGAACCGGCCATGATGCCCATGCGCTGACCTTTGCCCAATGTCAGCAATCCGTTAATGGCTTTAACTCCCACATCAAGCGGTTCATGGATGCGCGGGCGTTCCAGCGGGTTGGGAGGGTCACGGTGCAGGTCGTTGTATGCTTCGGGAATGATCGGACCTTTGCCGTCAATAGGTTCTCCGAAGGCATCCACGGCCCGGCCCAGCAGACTCATGCCTACCGGTATTTTGGGCGGGGTGCTGGAGTTTTCAATCAGGCTTCCGGGACTGATGCCGTGCATTTCCCCGTAGGGCATGAACAGGCAGGCACCGTCGCGAAAACCGACTACTTCTGCGGCGATGGGTGATTCTTTATCTTCGGGGATGAGGTGGCAGACCGAGCCCAGCGGGGCTTTGATGCCCTTACCCTCGGCAATAAGGCCGATAACCTTGCTGACCCGACCGTAGCTGCGGCAGGGGTCGATTGCGGAAAGAAGTCTAGTGCAGCCTTTCATGTCGGCCATGGTTATTCTCCTGTTCCGGGTGCCAGCTGACCGAGAATTTCCTGCACTCCTTCCCAGCGGGAGGTGACGGTGTTCTCAATCATGGCATCAGCTGCTTCAACAATAATTCCGCCGTTATCAATGGCCGGATCGGCTTTGATCCGCCACTTTGCGAGGTCGGGGTGTTCTGTCTTGGCATGTTCCAGCAATGGTCCGATTATGTCGCTGTCAGCAGGGGAGACTTTGATGACCAGTTGGGTCAGGGAGTCAATGCGGTTCAGGGCTTCATCAAGCAATGCGCCGAGAATTTCCTGCCTGCGGGATTCCATTTCCACGGCCAGTGTCTTTTCGATGACCATGAATACCAGCGAGATTGCATCTGCGGACTGGGCCATCATTATATTATGTGACTGGTCCTGAATAGCCTGCAGAGTCTGGCCCACGTTCTGGCTGAAGCCGATCATGTGCTGCTCGGCTTCCTGAGCTGCCTGCTGCTGGCCTGCGGCATAACCTTCAGCCTGAGCATTGGCTTTAATGGTTTCCGCCTCAGCCATGGCCTTGGCAATAATTTCCTTGGCCATGTTCTGGGCTTTAACCTTGACCCGCTCATAATATTCGCGGTCGGTGTCTTCGTTCCAGGTCGGCTTTTTCTTGCCTTCCATTTCCTGTATGGTCATCTCCTGAGTCTTGTTATTGGAATCAAGACCCATGATTACCCTACCGGTGTAGAACTTGTCTTCTTCTGCGTTAGACAAAGACATCTCCTGAACCTCTGCTGATCATGATCCGGCCCTCGTCCTCGAGGCGGCGGATGTTTTTAACGATATTCTGCTGTGCGCCTTCCACATCGGAAAGTTTCACAGGTCCCATGATTTCGAGGTCTTCGCGGATCATGTTGGAAGCACGCTCGGACATGTTCTTGAAGAAGAGCTCCTGTAAATCGTCGGAGGCACCCTTGAGTGCGGTGGTGAGCTCTTCGTTGGAAACTTCCTTGAGCAGTTCGCGGATCGCGCGGTCGTCCAGCCCCTTGATGTCTTCGAAAACGAACATGAGGTTCCTGATTTCTTCGGCCATCTGGGTGGATTCTTCCTCGATTTCTGAAAGAACTTCCTCTTCTGTGGAGCGGTCTACGGCGTTGAGGATTTCCGCTACTGCGGGTACGCCGCCCACTTTCTTGCCTTCCTTGCCGCCCATGGCGATGAGCTGACTCTGCAGCACCCGGTCCACTTCCATGAGCATTTCTTCTGCAACAGCCTCCAGCTTGGCAAGTCTCATGAGCACTTCGGCTCTTACGCCGCCGGGCAGGTTGGATATAAGGTCCGCTGCCTGATCCGGGTGCAGATGGCCGATAATGAGGGCCAGCGTCTGCGGGTGCTCGTTTCTGAGTATCTGGGCCAGAATCTTGGGGCTGACATTCTGGAGTTCCTGAAACGGGGCCGGGCCGCTTTCAAGGTCAAGTTTATCCAGAATGTATTTGGCGGTTTCCTCATCAAGGGATTTGCTGAGCAGCCTTTTGACCTGATCGGCTCCGCCCATGAGGAGTTCTGCACCGTATGCCAGAGTTTCGTTGAACTCTTTGAGTACTTCCAGAACCTGTTCTTTGGGAACTGAATCCATCTCCAGCATGGCTTTTGACACGTCGGCAATTTCCTGACGGTTCATGCGTTTGAAGGTTTCAGCAGTAAACTTGTCCCCGAGGGCAAGAAGTACGATTGCTGTTTTCTGGTTACCGGTGAACGGCGTAGACAATTTAAGCTGCCTCCTGCTGCTTCAGCCAGCTCTTCAGCACCTGCACAGCCTGATCCATGTTCTTTTCCGAGAGTTGCAGAGCCTGAGCCTTGGCGTTCTCCAGTCTACGTGCCGTATCAAGAGCCTCTTCGTCAAGGTCGCTTTCATCAATTGCGAGTCTTTCGCCTGCTTCGGGCAGTCCTGCGAATTCGTCAATCTCTTCTTCAGCCACACGGGGCTTGATCAGAGCCATGACTACCGGGCGTACCACGAGGATCAGGAAGAGGAAGATCAGGAGGCCGTTGAGGAAAGGCTTGCCGAGACGCTGTGCGTATTCGAGCATGGTGCGCATGAGGCCTTCGTCGCCGAACATATCCTGCATGCCGAAGGACATATTGGAAACCTCTACGATGTCACCGCGCACTTCATCATATCCTACTGCGGAGCTGACCAGTTCCCGGATGCGCTGCATTTCTTCTTCAGAGCGGGGTACGTAGGTCATTTCACCTGTATCGGGGTCTTTTACATATGTTCCGTCAACAACAACCGCTACGCTGAGACGTTTCAGTTCGCCTACAGGAACGATGATCTGCTGTTCTTCTTTGTTGATTTCATAGTTGGTGGTGCGGGTTTCACGGGTGGAGTCCTGAGTTGTAGCAGTTCCGGTGAAACCGTCACCGCGAAAGTTTGCTTCGGGTACGCCGCCATCTACGTTGGCGGTGCCGCGGGTGGTTTCTTCACTGGTCTGTTCAGAGCGAGCCACCTGACCGTCCGGATCGTATGCTTCTGTCTTGATGGTGCGCTGTCTGAAATCGAGATCCGCGTTAACCTTGGCAATAACTTTGTCCGGGCCGACGATGGGCATGAGCAGACGCTGGATGCGCTGTTCGATTTTTGACTCAAGGCCGGACTTGTATTCAAGCTGGCTGTTGGTGATGTTCAGGCCCAGTCCGCCGTCATCTTCAGGCTGGTAGAGAACCTGTCCGCGCATATCAGTAATAGTTACATGTGCGGGCTTAAGTCCCTCAACAGACATGACCACGAGGTTAAGAACACCCTTGATCTGCTTGTCGGCAAGTTTTTCGCCTTCCTTGAGCTTAAGTACTACGGAAGCGGAAGGATCAACCTGTTCTTCAATAAAGAGGGACTTGGAGGGAAGTACCAGATGGACTCTGGCCCGCTCAACCTGCGGAAATTCACTGATTGTACGTGCCAGTTCACCCTGCAGGGCGCGCTGGTAGTTTATTCGCTGAATGAAATCCGTCTGTCCGATCTGGACCTCATCGAAAATTTCATAACCGATTCCCTGACCGTGAAGTGCGCCTTCACCGGCGATTTTCAGACGCAGGTCGTAAACCCTGTCTGCGGGAACCAGAATTGTGGAGCCGTTGTCCTGAATTTTGTAGGGCTCTTTGGTGGACTGCAGGATGGAAACAACGCGGGATGCGTCTTCTGCGTAGAGCTTGGTGTAGAGGACCCGGTATTCGGTCTGGTTGAGCCAGAAAACCATGAGGATGAAGGCGATTACAACTGTAGCCGCCAGTCCGCCGATCATGATCCGCTGCGAAACTGTGCGGTCAGACCAGAAACCTTGAAACTTACTCAGATACTCGGTGATGAAATTTGGCATACTTAAACTCCTGACGATTTTTCATTTGTTTAAGCAACTTGTGGGCCAGTGGCAAGATGTTTTGTTATTTTATGTGTTTATGTCGTTTTTTTTTGAGGTAGAAAAGATGTGGTGAGAGCGAGTGACAAAAAAATGTCTAATCAAAATCGGGATGTATAAAAGCTACCACGGGACCCTTCCATGATGGAATTCCCGTGGTAGCGATATTTTTGTGACAGATAAAGGAGCGTGTCTGTCAAGTTTTCAGCAGTCTTAGAAAGGCATTTTCATGACTTCCTGATACGCAGTCATTACTTTGGTGCGTACAGTACTGGTCATGGTCATGGCAACGCTGGCTTTTTGCATAGAGATCATGAGTTCATGGACGTTCTGGGTTTTGCCGGAAGCAAATTCTTCGATCATCTGTTTTTTCTGGCCCTGCAGGTCGTTAACACCCTGGATGGAGTTGGTCATTGTTTCGGCAAAAGAGTTCGGCTCGGGCTTGTGAAGGTCCATGGTCTTGTCGAACTTTTTGTCAAACTTCTGCTGGTTCTGGATGGCATTGGTGTATGCCTGCATTGCTACGTTTCTAATGGACATATTTTGCTCCTTTTATCGAAAGTCGAAGATCCGTCGTTTAATCAGCAGCCGGATGCTACTGGCCCATTCCTATGCGCAGTGCGCGGTTGAACATTCTTTTGGCGGAGTCAACAGACTGCGCATTGGCTTCGTATGATCTGCTGATGTTGATCATGTTGACCATTTCTTCAACCACGTTGATGTCCGGATATCTGACGATTCCTTTTGAGTTCGCGTCCGGGTGGTTGGGTTCATATACTTCCTTGAAGGGGCGGGTGTCGGAAACAATGCCCCTGACGGTTACGCCGCGAAGCTGCTGATTCATCTGCTGGTTCATGGCGGTTTCAAAAGGGGAGAGTACAGGGCTGGACTCCATGGAAACACTTTTACGGCGGTAGGGGCCGCCCTCGGCTGTCCGTGTAGTCCTGGCGTTAGCCATGTTCATGGATACAACGTTCAGGTACTCCCTTTGGGCTTTCAGCCCTGAAGCTCCGATATCAAGTGCTGTGAAGAAGTTCATTATCTTGCTCCGCTCTGGATGATCTTGTTCATGCCCTGAAAATTCTTCCCGATGACCTGGGAGAGGGCATTGTAGTACAAGGTGTTTTTGGCCATGGCGACCATTTCTTTATCCATATCGACCCGGCTTTCACCGTGGATGACTCTGGGTTCGAAGTTGGAAAGAACATCCCCGGAAAATTTGTCTGCATCAAATGCATTGGGGATATGCATGTTGCTGGTTCTGGTCATTTTCCCTTTGGCATCAAGGCCCATTGCTTTTTGAAGGTCTTCTTCAAATTCAAGGCGTTTCTCCTTGTATCCTGGGGTGTTGACGTTAGCCAGATTGGAGGAGACGAGGTTTTGACGCTGGAGTCTCAGGTCGAGTACTTTGCCTGTCAATTCTATGTGGCTTCCGAAAAGTCCTTTCATTTTTATATCCTCCTGCAAAAATTTCCCGGTGTCCCCGTTGAGGCGGGAAACTTGTTGGTTTCGTTGTGATTTGTATTTAGCAAAAGGCGTTCCAAGTTTGTATCTATTTGAAATTACGGACTTAAAGTTGAAAATAAGATGTTTTGCGGGAGTGGGTGTCGGAAATCAGGCGCATCAATATATTCCCCATTATATAATGTAGGGATGTTGTTTTGGGTTTTGGCACGTGAAATGCATTAAATTTGGCAGACCCTTAGGGGTCGAAAAAAATGCCGCTTTGGATTGTCCGGCGGTAAATAAAATTTCCGGAGGGGAATTATGAGTCATTTAGATTATGAAATTAACAAGGAACTCGGTGAGTGTTATCTGTTCATGGGTGAACTGGATAAGGCTGAAGATTACTACAAGAAGGCTGCCGGCTCCAACGGCGTGCATCCCGATCCTTACATCGGTCTTGCAACCATCGCGGTTCAGCGTGGCGAGTATGACGCTGCCATGTCCCTGTACGAAAAAGCTCACCAGGTAGAAGCTACCGACAAGAGCTTTGCCGGTATGGGACTGATTCAGATGGAAACCTCCCGTCAGGAAGAAGCTTTTGAAAACTTTTCTCAGGCACTTGACAGCAACATCAGCAACATGGTTGCTCTTTTCGGTATGATCAGGATTGGTCACGAGGCTGAAAGAATGGCTGAAGCTGTTCCTTACCTCGAAAAATTCCTTGAAGTTGATCCTGAGAAGCACGAAGTCCGTTACTCCCTCGCAGGTCTTTACATCTGCATGGAGCAAAAGGACAAAGCTGTCGAGCAGCTTGAAATGATCCTTGAAAAGGATCCCGCAAATGAAGCGGCTAAGGAACTGCTGAGCCAGATTTAGCTCACACAGATCCTTTATATATAGCCGACTCCCCTCCCGGTTGGTCCCGTCCCTGTTCGTGTGGTTCGGGGACGGGGACCAGCTACCGGCGAGAAACTGCGGTCCGGAACTTGCCTTTACGGCATAAATCCGGCACAACTCCACAAAAACCAAACTGGAGATGTGTTATGGATATGTTGCCTGTAAAGCGCGGAGTGCTCAGTGTTACTGATAAATCCGGGCTTGCTGAATTTGCGGCTGAGTTGGCTGGCTTCGGTGTGGAACTCATCAGCACCGGCGGTACCAAGAAAATGCTTCTTGATGCCGGTCTTGAGGTCAAGTCTGTAAGTGATGTTACCGGCTTCCCTGAAATTATGGGCGGTCGTGTAAAGACCCTGCATCCCAGCGTGCATGGCGGAATCCTTGCGGACAAGGATAACCCGGAACACCTGTCGACTCTCGAAGAACATGGAATCGAGACTATCGATATGGTCTGCGTTAACCTGTACAATTTTGCCAAGGCTGTTAGCGAAGGGCAGGACCTGAGGAACGCTGTCGAGCAGATCGACATTGGCGGTCCCACTATGCTGCGTGCTTCAGCGAAAAATTTCCATTCCGTTCTGGTTGTCCCCAGTCCGGTACATTACCCCCGTATTCTTGAAGACATGAAGAAGAACGACGGCAAGGTTTCTCTCGCGCTCAGAAAAGATCTGGCCGCGGAGACTTTTGCGCTTGTCTCTGAATACGATTCCATGATTGCCAAATATCTGGCAGATCACGACGCTTAATGTTTTTTAGCGGGATGTCATTTTTATGGCATCCCGTTTTCTATTAATAATTGAAAGACAATCCTGTCTCAAAAGCGGCGAAGCCTTAATAAAAGGTTTTGGGATTCTTAAACCCTTTTGCAAAAGGGTTTGAGGCCCCCGGCAGGGCCGCCGGAGGCATAGCAATGGAGAATTCCCATA is a window of Desulfovibrio sp. JC010 DNA encoding:
- a CDS encoding FliH/SctL family protein is translated as MSLSNAEEDKFYTGRVIMGLDSNNKTQEMTIQEMEGKKKPTWNEDTDREYYERVKVKAQNMAKEIIAKAMAEAETIKANAQAEGYAAGQQQAAQEAEQHMIGFSQNVGQTLQAIQDQSHNIMMAQSADAISLVFMVIEKTLAVEMESRRQEILGALLDEALNRIDSLTQLVIKVSPADSDIIGPLLEHAKTEHPDLAKWRIKADPAIDNGGIIVEAADAMIENTVTSRWEGVQEILGQLAPGTGE
- a CDS encoding transporter substrate-binding domain-containing protein, which codes for MTKRLSKLFIILAVVFLLTPAEVSISSPLIITHSSSMPPISFINDEGEPDGLLIDFWNEWSRQSGIDIKFKLLPWKNSVQQTIDGDADINAGMYYSSSRAREMIFGDYIFHIQGGLFAAKDMVGSKILNRKESCGVIKGGYSKIFMQEKYPFTPLIIYNSAWDMYHAAAEGRLKLFVADFPVAAYQLHTLGITDRFQCLQKLYTRDIYPTVSKRNPKLIKRINLYIAAIPRKRKKAILQKWLDLKGKDDNHRRTAGIVTGLVLLVMGYLHRTQIMVALKALKGKIFTQA
- a CDS encoding FliI/YscN family ATPase: MADMKGCTRLLSAIDPCRSYGRVSKVIGLIAEGKGIKAPLGSVCHLIPEDKESPIAAEVVGFRDGACLFMPYGEMHGISPGSLIENSSTPPKIPVGMSLLGRAVDAFGEPIDGKGPIIPEAYNDLHRDPPNPLERPRIHEPLDVGVKAINGLLTLGKGQRMGIMAGSGVGKSTLLSMMARYTVADINVIALVGERGREVVEFIERDLGPEGLARSVLVIATSDKSPLIRMRAAYTATAIAEYFRDLNKDVLLMMDSVTRFAMAGREVGLAAGEPPTRGGYTPSVFAQLPKLLERAGKNQHGSITGIYTVLVDGDDFTEPIADAVRSILDGHIVLTRDLADQGHYPCIDVLKSVSRVRGDIVQGEIVAAGRKVLGQLATFRKVEDMVNIGAYQKGANPEIDTAIQMVPAINEFLQQLIEDKQTIDESFAKLMELSTAS
- a CDS encoding ThiF family adenylyltransferase, translating into MSIDLKVKELLADRFILKSFASGESVRVAPHAAIREISRDLGLDLNCVERAVFSVEAVPERYVRNLSTFSVEEQRRLFFSKVAMVGLGGLGGHLLESLVRCGVGHIVACDGDVFEPSNLNRQRLAAENSLYSKKSDAAFEMAREVNPAVFLDVRSDFIGADGFESFISGADLVADCLGGLEFREPLKKAAAKLGIPMVTASVAGWAGVVSTVYPGDRSPADFFGSDNGLEEELGTPVSAITTAVGVQSSEILKILSGKGAVLSGKAIMFDLGKMYFDTVMI
- the fliG gene encoding flagellar motor switch protein FliG, with the translated sequence MSTPFTGNQKTAIVLLALGDKFTAETFKRMNRQEIADVSKAMLEMDSVPKEQVLEVLKEFNETLAYGAELLMGGADQVKRLLSKSLDEETAKYILDKLDLESGPAPFQELQNVSPKILAQILRNEHPQTLALIIGHLHPDQAADLISNLPGGVRAEVLMRLAKLEAVAEEMLMEVDRVLQSQLIAMGGKEGKKVGGVPAVAEILNAVDRSTEEEVLSEIEEESTQMAEEIRNLMFVFEDIKGLDDRAIRELLKEVSNEELTTALKGASDDLQELFFKNMSERASNMIREDLEIMGPVKLSDVEGAQQNIVKNIRRLEDEGRIMISRGSGDVFV
- a CDS encoding SpoIIE family protein phosphatase, with translation MSDDSLVKTDEEIPKILVVDDSATMRNFLTRVLEGDYDVDTASDGVECITQYMKVKPCVILLDLLMPGMDGFAVIEKIRNVIKDQEVIIIVLTGQDEQEIKARALNSGANDYLTKPFHVVELKARVGVAIRQVMLTRQLQAANTSLQKAYNIIDDEVKLVARLQDKLLPTVVPVIEGLDIKSMYRPSGRASGDYYDVFGLEEGVVRVIMADVSGHGPQAAFIMAIVRTLFKADGANHNDLSDSLNQINSHLLDLIGKDSYFVTLFAADIDFNKGVMKYMSAGHCPTLVMLDGKMSDPLVAEVPPFGFFPVDVNLSECSFSSSLRLFLFTDGCYEWRMADDFFSLEPFVEIAEELMLENSLQLDGLEDILEEKTGVRPVFDDDVTALSINWSGAVGS
- the cysQ gene encoding 3'(2'),5'-bisphosphate nucleotidase CysQ, which gives rise to MKKMITNLSNIAREAGAAIMEVRSKGFDVLNKDDKSPVTAADIASNKVIAKHLAELYPEIPVLSEEGTKIPYEERKLWKDFFLVDPLDGTKEFIKDNGEFCVCIALMRENRPVLGVVYAPTQDTLYTGSIETGAQVSRKGEKPVSISTTPPAEGEGLNIVGSRSHPAPALAEYLETLNVKEMTPAGSAIKFCLVAEGKAHQYPRFNPTMEWDTAAGQAIVEAAGGSMLGLDGKEFPYNKENLRNAGFIVKA